In Triplophysa rosa linkage group LG7, Trosa_1v2, whole genome shotgun sequence, the following proteins share a genomic window:
- the hemk1 gene encoding MTRF1L release factor glutamine methyltransferase isoform X1 gives MTSKTMWFLGRLKHRHRGVSQLSSFVRSASCAAEGAVAPPVDSSVTAEQAVRLWAEHFTLHGISEPLLSSHYIIAHVLGRKTLDGVDRRQLKDPLTDTQRGSVWKLCTKRLTSMPIQYVIEEWDFRDLTLKMKPPVFIPRPETEELVGLVLENLRLIRGESYGTDLQCLEFGCGSGAISLSLLHSIPQLRVFALDQSQAAVCLTMENANRLGLQDRLEVQHLDVMGDTDALLSKCGPVHFLVSNPPYLLTQEMQSLQTEILRFEDHAALDGGLDGLSVIRSILVLASKLLIERGRVYIEVAPCHPPVIRQMIEEMMPGLLYLETRCDLTNRPRFCIIQRRA, from the exons ATGACGTCAAAGACCATGTGGTTTCTCGGCCGATTAAAGCATCGACACAGGGGAGTTTCACAACTGAGC AGTTTTGTGAGGTCTGCGTCATGTGCAGCAGAGGGCGCTGTTGCTCCTCCAGTAGATTCCAGTGTCACAGCAGAGCAGGCAGTCAGACTGTGGGCAGAACACTTCACACTGCACGGCATCTCTGAGCCCCTTCTGTCCAGTCACTACATCATAGCTCATGTACTTGGCAGAAAAACG TTGGATGGGGTGGACAGGAGACAGCTGAAAGACCCACTGACTGACACACAGAGAGGGAGCGTGTGGAAACTATGCACTAAACGTCTAACAAG tatgcCAATACAGTATGTGATAGAGGAGTGGGACTTCAGAGATCTTACCTTGAAGATGAAGCCCCCAGTGTTCATACCCCGTCCTGAGACAGAG gAGCTGGTTGGTCTGGTTCTAGAAAACCTCCGGTTAATACGAGGGGAGTCCTACGGGACTGATTTACAATGTCTAGAATTTGGCTGTGGATCTGGAGCCATCTCGCTCAGTTTACTACACAGCATTCCACAG CTCAGGGTATTTGCGTTGGACCAAAGCCAGGCAGCAGTTTGTCTTACGATGGAAAATGCCAACAG ATTGGGTTTACAGGACAGACTAGAAGTTCAGCATTTAGATGTGATGGGCG ATACAGATGCACTACTAAGCAAATGCGGCCCTGTCCACTTTCTAGTCAGCAACCCCCCCTACCTGCTCACTCAGGAGATGCAGTCTTTGCAAACGGAGATACTCAG GTTTGAAGACCACGCGGCATTGGACGGGGGTTTGGACGGCTTGTCTGTGATTCGCTCAATTCTGGTTTTAGCCTCTAAGCTCTTAATAGAGAGAGG GCGTGTTTACATCGAGGTTGCCCCATGTCATCCTCCGGTCATTCGGCAGATGATAGAGGAGATGATGCCGGGGTTACTTTATCTGGAAACCCGCTGTGACCTCACTAACAG GCCACGATTCTGCATTATACAGAGGAGAGCGTGA
- the hemk1 gene encoding MTRF1L release factor glutamine methyltransferase isoform X2, with translation MTSKTMWFLGRLKHRHRGVSQLSSFVRSASCAAEGAVAPPVDSSVTAEQAVRLWAEHFTLHGISEPLLSSHYIIAHVLGRKTLDGVDRRQLKDPLTDTQRGSVWKLCTKRLTSMPIQYVIEEWDFRDLTLKMKPPVFIPRPETEELVGLVLENLRLIRGESYGTDLQCLEFGCGSGAISLSLLHSIPQLRVFALDQSQAAVCLTMENANRLGLQDRLEVQHLDVMGDALLSKCGPVHFLVSNPPYLLTQEMQSLQTEILRFEDHAALDGGLDGLSVIRSILVLASKLLIERGRVYIEVAPCHPPVIRQMIEEMMPGLLYLETRCDLTNRPRFCIIQRRA, from the exons ATGACGTCAAAGACCATGTGGTTTCTCGGCCGATTAAAGCATCGACACAGGGGAGTTTCACAACTGAGC AGTTTTGTGAGGTCTGCGTCATGTGCAGCAGAGGGCGCTGTTGCTCCTCCAGTAGATTCCAGTGTCACAGCAGAGCAGGCAGTCAGACTGTGGGCAGAACACTTCACACTGCACGGCATCTCTGAGCCCCTTCTGTCCAGTCACTACATCATAGCTCATGTACTTGGCAGAAAAACG TTGGATGGGGTGGACAGGAGACAGCTGAAAGACCCACTGACTGACACACAGAGAGGGAGCGTGTGGAAACTATGCACTAAACGTCTAACAAG tatgcCAATACAGTATGTGATAGAGGAGTGGGACTTCAGAGATCTTACCTTGAAGATGAAGCCCCCAGTGTTCATACCCCGTCCTGAGACAGAG gAGCTGGTTGGTCTGGTTCTAGAAAACCTCCGGTTAATACGAGGGGAGTCCTACGGGACTGATTTACAATGTCTAGAATTTGGCTGTGGATCTGGAGCCATCTCGCTCAGTTTACTACACAGCATTCCACAG CTCAGGGTATTTGCGTTGGACCAAAGCCAGGCAGCAGTTTGTCTTACGATGGAAAATGCCAACAG ATTGGGTTTACAGGACAGACTAGAAGTTCAGCATTTAGATGTGATGGGCG ATGCACTACTAAGCAAATGCGGCCCTGTCCACTTTCTAGTCAGCAACCCCCCCTACCTGCTCACTCAGGAGATGCAGTCTTTGCAAACGGAGATACTCAG GTTTGAAGACCACGCGGCATTGGACGGGGGTTTGGACGGCTTGTCTGTGATTCGCTCAATTCTGGTTTTAGCCTCTAAGCTCTTAATAGAGAGAGG GCGTGTTTACATCGAGGTTGCCCCATGTCATCCTCCGGTCATTCGGCAGATGATAGAGGAGATGATGCCGGGGTTACTTTATCTGGAAACCCGCTGTGACCTCACTAACAG GCCACGATTCTGCATTATACAGAGGAGAGCGTGA
- the cish gene encoding cytokine-inducible SH2-containing protein has translation MILCVDGPRMRLPSTFITEPIFVSQAIIDPDAPIRWEPKKDFTSIYCNFSYLEASGWYWGAISASEAHSVLQGASEGTFLVRDSSHPLYLLTLSVKTGRGPTNVRIGYSLGRFFLDSSSPAKSRMLSFPDVPSLVQHYVGSKSGEKGENTEEFDTIPSPTPKQCAVLLKLKKPIRCRQAFP, from the exons ATGATTTTGTGCGTCGATGG CCCAAGGATGCGTTTGCCCAGTACCTTCATAACGGAGCCGATCTTCGTATCTCAAGCAATCATAGACCCTGACGCTCCCATCCGGTGGGAACCTAAAAAAGATTTTACATCGATCTACTGCAATTTCTCATATCTGGAAGCTTCAG GTTGGTACTGGGGTGCCATTTCTGCCAGCGAGGCCCACTCTGTCCTACAGGGGGCATCTGAGGGGACGTTCCTGGTACGGGACAGCAGTCATCCTCTCTACTTGTTGACGCTGTCTGTTAAAACAGGCCGCGGACCCACCAACGTTCGCATCGGGTACAGCCTTGGACGTTTCTTTCTGGACTCCAGTTCCCCTGCCAAATCTCGCATGCTGTCTTTCCCTGACGTACCTAGTCTTGTGCAGCACTACGTGGGCTCCAAGAGCGGAGAGAAGGGGGAAAATACCGAAGAGTTCGATACCATACCTTCACCAACGCCCAAGCAATGTGCCGTGTTGCTGAAACTGAAAAAACCAATCCGCTGTCGCCAAGCGTTTCCTTAG
- the LOC130557267 gene encoding twinfilin-2 isoform X2 — MFLVLVVTEELREFLAKARSGTGRLIQVLIRDEQLVLGAYREPLQSWDKDYDHLLLPLLDPHEPCYILYRLDSKNAQGYEWLFISWSPDQSPVRQKMLYAATRATVKKEFGGGHVKDEMFGTVEEDVCLQGYLRHMTSCSAPAPLTAAEQELQRIKITEVKTEISVDPKHQTLQGLAFPLKAEAKRALQQLAERRINYIQLKLDTEKETIDLVHTSPTDIRDLPCRIPLDTPRYHFFLYKHSHEGEYLESVVFIYSMPGYSCSIKERMLYSSCKSRMLEEVERDFHLQVAKKLEIDSGEELTEQYLYDEVHPKQHAHKQAFAKPRGPAGKRGNKRLIKGGGDS; from the exons ATGTTTCTAGTCCTGGTGGTCACAGAAGAGTTGAGGGAGTTCCTGGCCAAGGCGAGAAGTGGAACTGGCCGCCTCATCCAGGTGTTGATCAGAGACG AGCAGCTGGTGCTGGGGGCATACAGAGAGCCGCTTCAGAGCTGGGATAAAGACTATGACCACTTACTGCTCCCCCTGCTGGATCCCCACGAACCCTGTTACATTTTATACCGACTGGACTCGAAGAATGCTCAAGGATATGAGTGGCTCTTCATCTCCTGGTCACCTGACCAGTCACCA GTCCGACAAAAGATGCTGTATGCGGCAACCCGAGCCACAGTGAAAAAAGAGTTTGGTGGCGGCCATGTAAAAGATGAGATGTTTGGCACAGTCGAG GAAGATGTTTGTCTTCAGGGGTACCTGCGTCACATGACATCCTGTTCTGCACCAGCCCCTCTGACAGCTGCTGAACAGGAGCTACAGCGAATCAAAATCACAGAG GTGAAAACTGAGATCAGCGTGGACCCTAAACATCAAACTCTACAGGGTCTTGCCTTCCCTTTAAAGGCTGAAGCTAAACGCGCCCTACAGCAGCTCGCTGAGAGACGGATCAACTACATCCAACTG AAGTTGGACACAGAGAAGGAAACCATCGACCTGGTTCACACCAGCCCGACAGACATCCGCGATCTACCCTGCCGGATCCCACTGGATACACCCAGATATCACTTCTTCCTTTACAAACATTCACACGAGGGAGAATACCTGGAGTCTGTGG TGTTCATATACTCCATGCCCGGATACAGCTGCAGTATCAAGGAAAGGATGCTGTATTCTAGCTGCAAAAGTCGAATGCTGGAGGAAGTTGAAAGGGATTTCCACCTACAAGTGGCTAAAAAG CTGGAGATAGATAGCGGAGAGGAACTGACAGAACAGTATCTGTACGATGAGGTCCATCCTAAACAGCACGCTCACAAGCAAGCCTTCGCCAAACCCCGCGGGCCTGCTGGGAAGAGGGGAAACAAACGTCTCATCAAGGGAGGTGGAGACAGCTAG
- the LOC130557267 gene encoding twinfilin-2 isoform X1, giving the protein MFLVLVVTEELREFLAKARSGTGRLIQVLIRDEQLVLGAYREPLQSWDKDYDHLLLPLLDPHEPCYILYRLDSKNAQGYEWLFISWSPDQSPVRQKMLYAATRATVKKEFGGGHVKDEMFGTVEEDVCLQGYLRHMTSCSAPAPLTAAEQELQRIKITEGRVKQVKTEISVDPKHQTLQGLAFPLKAEAKRALQQLAERRINYIQLKLDTEKETIDLVHTSPTDIRDLPCRIPLDTPRYHFFLYKHSHEGEYLESVVFIYSMPGYSCSIKERMLYSSCKSRMLEEVERDFHLQVAKKLEIDSGEELTEQYLYDEVHPKQHAHKQAFAKPRGPAGKRGNKRLIKGGGDS; this is encoded by the exons ATGTTTCTAGTCCTGGTGGTCACAGAAGAGTTGAGGGAGTTCCTGGCCAAGGCGAGAAGTGGAACTGGCCGCCTCATCCAGGTGTTGATCAGAGACG AGCAGCTGGTGCTGGGGGCATACAGAGAGCCGCTTCAGAGCTGGGATAAAGACTATGACCACTTACTGCTCCCCCTGCTGGATCCCCACGAACCCTGTTACATTTTATACCGACTGGACTCGAAGAATGCTCAAGGATATGAGTGGCTCTTCATCTCCTGGTCACCTGACCAGTCACCA GTCCGACAAAAGATGCTGTATGCGGCAACCCGAGCCACAGTGAAAAAAGAGTTTGGTGGCGGCCATGTAAAAGATGAGATGTTTGGCACAGTCGAG GAAGATGTTTGTCTTCAGGGGTACCTGCGTCACATGACATCCTGTTCTGCACCAGCCCCTCTGACAGCTGCTGAACAGGAGCTACAGCGAATCAAAATCACAGAG GGAAGAGTTAAACAG GTGAAAACTGAGATCAGCGTGGACCCTAAACATCAAACTCTACAGGGTCTTGCCTTCCCTTTAAAGGCTGAAGCTAAACGCGCCCTACAGCAGCTCGCTGAGAGACGGATCAACTACATCCAACTG AAGTTGGACACAGAGAAGGAAACCATCGACCTGGTTCACACCAGCCCGACAGACATCCGCGATCTACCCTGCCGGATCCCACTGGATACACCCAGATATCACTTCTTCCTTTACAAACATTCACACGAGGGAGAATACCTGGAGTCTGTGG TGTTCATATACTCCATGCCCGGATACAGCTGCAGTATCAAGGAAAGGATGCTGTATTCTAGCTGCAAAAGTCGAATGCTGGAGGAAGTTGAAAGGGATTTCCACCTACAAGTGGCTAAAAAG CTGGAGATAGATAGCGGAGAGGAACTGACAGAACAGTATCTGTACGATGAGGTCCATCCTAAACAGCACGCTCACAAGCAAGCCTTCGCCAAACCCCGCGGGCCTGCTGGGAAGAGGGGAAACAAACGTCTCATCAAGGGAGGTGGAGACAGCTAG
- the wdr82 gene encoding WD repeat-containing protein 82 yields the protein MKLTDNVLRSFRVAKVFRENSDKINCFDFSSNGETVISSSDDDSIVLYDCQEGKPKRTLYSKKYGVDLIRYTHAANTVVYSSNKIDDTIRYLSLHDNKYIRYFPGHNKRVVALSMSPVDDTFISGSLDKTIRLWDLRSPNCQGLMHLQGKPVCSFDPEGLIFAAGVNSEMVKLYDLRSFDKGPFATFKLQYERTCEWTGLKFSNDGKLILVSTNGGTLRVLDAFKGAVLHSFGGYNNSKGLVLEASFTPDSQFAMIGSEDGKIHMWNAESGLKVAVLDGKHTGPVTCLQFNPKFMTFASACSNMAFWLPTIDD from the exons ATGAAACTCACAGACAATGTGTTGCGGAGTTTCAGGGTTGCAAAGGTTTTCCGGGAGAATTCCGACAAAATTAACTGCTTTGACTTTAGTTCAAACGGCGAGACGGTTATATCGAGTAGCGACGACGACTCGATTGTCTTGTACGACTGTCAGGAAGGAAA ACCAAAACGGACCCTCTACAGTAAGAAGTATGGTGTGGATCTTATCCGATATACTCAcgctgccaacactgtcgtctACAGCTCCAATAAAATTGATG ATACTATACGATACCTTTCTCTGCATGACAATAAGTACATTCGCTACTTTCCCGGACACAATAAGAG GGTTGTTGCGCTGTCTATGTCTCCTGTTGATGACACGTTCATATCTGGCTCACTTGATAAAACTATTCGCCTGTGGGATCTGCGCTCACCAAATTGTCAG GGCCTCATGCATCTCCAAGGGAAGCCAGTTTGCTCATTCGATCCCGaagggttgatttttgctgcaggGGTTAATTCTGAGATGGTCAAACTTTATGATCTACGCTCCTTTGATAAG GGCCCATTTGCCACATTTAAACTACAGTACGAGCGCACATGCGAGTGGACGGGTCTCAAGTTTAGCAACGACGGAAAGCTCATATTAGTCTCCACAAACGGAGGAACGCTCCGAGTGCTGGATGCCTTCAAAGGAGCCGTTCTCCACTCATTTGGG GGCTATAATAACAGCAAAGGCTTGGTTTTAGAGGCCTCGTTCACACCAGATTCCCAGTTCGCTATGATCG GGTCAGAGGACGGGAAGATCCATATGTGGAATGCCGAGAGCGGGTTGAAAGTAGCAGTTCTTGATGGGAAGCACACTGGTCCCGTGACCTGTTTACAGTTTAACCCTAAATTCATGACCTTTGCCAGCGCTTGTTCTAACATG GCATTCTGGTTACCCACGATCGATGACTAA
- the LOC130556917 gene encoding heat shock protein beta-7-like, with product MESYDSQGKMCMVGDNYIFTVYVGDFAPEEVIITSTNNFIQVCAEKCQFPADVDPMSVTSSLGKSGMLSIKAHKA from the exons ATGGAAAGCTACGATTCACAG GGGAAAATGTGTATGGTGGGAGATAACTACATATTTACAGTGTATGTGGGAGATTTTGCACCAGAAGAAGTGATAATAACATCCACCAATAATTTCATACAAGTCTGTGCAGAAAAG TGCCAATTCCCAGCTGATGTGGATCCAATGTCAGTCACGTCTTCTCTAGGAAAAAGTGGCATGTTGAGTATCAAAGCTCACAAAGCCTGA
- the cplane2 gene encoding ciliogenesis and planar polarity effector 2 isoform X1: MSVLPGSIIVSDWHRFPDSREFFSRILHKKRRRKFGLLEAPMMPPHMNVDTVRYKVFISGKTGVGKSALAARLAGLDFPKMHYETTGIETTVTFWPVKLKDSNRVLFFRFEFWDCGESAMRRFDHMLPSCKEQVDAMLFLFSFTDRGSFEDLSNQISRITESSDRVVKLVVGTKFDLFMHTDVTESDVTRFKEVWGLPVFRVGGDVSAGLGEVAPLLNALAENLWYQDCIAASSVSIATAGLTQTDKEIIV, translated from the exons ATGTCTGTCCTGCCTGGGTCTATAATCGTATCAGACTGGCATCGCTTCCCAGACAGCAGAGAGTTTTTCAGCAGAATACTGCATAAGAAGAGACGACGGAAGTTTG GTCTCCTGGAGGCTCCAATGATGCCTCCTCATATGAATGTGGACACCGTTCGCTACAAGGTGTTTATCTCTGGTAAAACTGGAGTGGGGAAGAGCGCTCTCGCTGCCCGTCTGGCTGGCCTTGATTTTCCCAAAATGCACTATGAGACCACAG GCATAGAGACAACAGTGACGTTTTGGCCTGTAAAGCTGAAGGACAGTAACCGTGTTCTGTTTTTCCGCTTTGAATTTTGGGACTGTGGAGAAAGTGCCATGCGGAGATTTGATCACATGTTACCG TCCTGTAAGGAGCAAGTGGATGCAATGCTTTTCCTGTTCTCCTTTACTGACCGTGGCTCCTTTGAAGATCTTTCCAATCAGATATCACGGATAACAGAATCTTCAGATCGAGTGGTTAAATTGGTGGTTGGCACAAA GTTTGACTTATTTATGCACACAGATGTGACTGAGAGTGATGTAACACGGTTTAAAGAGGTGTGGGGTCTTCCGGTGTTCCGCGTGGGAGGTGACGTGAGCGCAGGGCTTGGTGAGGTAGCACCCCTCCTAAATGCCCTCGCAGAAAACCTGTGGTACCAGGACTGCATAGCTGCTTCATCTGTGTCCATCGCCACCGCTGGCCTCACGCAAACAGACAAGGAGATCATTGTATAg
- the cplane2 gene encoding ciliogenesis and planar polarity effector 2 isoform X2, translated as MSVLPGSIIVSDWHRFPDSREFFSRILHKKRRRKFGLLEAPMMPPHMNVDTVRYKVFISGKTGVGKSALAARLAGLDFPKMHYETTESAMRRFDHMLPSCKEQVDAMLFLFSFTDRGSFEDLSNQISRITESSDRVVKLVVGTKFDLFMHTDVTESDVTRFKEVWGLPVFRVGGDVSAGLGEVAPLLNALAENLWYQDCIAASSVSIATAGLTQTDKEIIV; from the exons ATGTCTGTCCTGCCTGGGTCTATAATCGTATCAGACTGGCATCGCTTCCCAGACAGCAGAGAGTTTTTCAGCAGAATACTGCATAAGAAGAGACGACGGAAGTTTG GTCTCCTGGAGGCTCCAATGATGCCTCCTCATATGAATGTGGACACCGTTCGCTACAAGGTGTTTATCTCTGGTAAAACTGGAGTGGGGAAGAGCGCTCTCGCTGCCCGTCTGGCTGGCCTTGATTTTCCCAAAATGCACTATGAGACCACAG AAAGTGCCATGCGGAGATTTGATCACATGTTACCG TCCTGTAAGGAGCAAGTGGATGCAATGCTTTTCCTGTTCTCCTTTACTGACCGTGGCTCCTTTGAAGATCTTTCCAATCAGATATCACGGATAACAGAATCTTCAGATCGAGTGGTTAAATTGGTGGTTGGCACAAA GTTTGACTTATTTATGCACACAGATGTGACTGAGAGTGATGTAACACGGTTTAAAGAGGTGTGGGGTCTTCCGGTGTTCCGCGTGGGAGGTGACGTGAGCGCAGGGCTTGGTGAGGTAGCACCCCTCCTAAATGCCCTCGCAGAAAACCTGTGGTACCAGGACTGCATAGCTGCTTCATCTGTGTCCATCGCCACCGCTGGCCTCACGCAAACAGACAAGGAGATCATTGTATAg